TGTCCCCTTGGGACCCCCAAAGCCATGTGCCTACTCTGGGACCCCCCCAAAGCAGTGTGTccccctgggacccccaaaGCCATGAGCCCACTCTGGGACCCCCCAAAGCCGTGGGTCCCCAGAgcctgcccccccccccccccaccgaGCGCCGGGGCCGCAGGGCAGTGCCCGCTGTCCTCGCTCCGTGCCCCGGGTGAGGCGtccctggggtcccagcacaaCCTCGCAGCCCCCCGGGGAGGTTGGTCCCCCAGTCGATGTCCCACACACCGGAGCCCCCCGCTTGCCCCCCAGGCCCGTGACTGTAAGCTGTCGGGGGACCTGGAGGGTGCGCGGCGCCACAGCCACCGCGCCAGGGTGGCGAACATCGTCTGCTCCGTGGCGGTCGCCGTCGTCTGGGTGATCTTCATCGTCATCGCCGCCGTGGTCATGTCCAGATTCAGGGACACCTGACCAGCGCCTGGCCCCCACCCGCCGGGTGCTCGCCCCCTCCACTCCACAATGTGCCCGCTCGGGGCGCGGGGGCGAAGGGAGTGACCCCGGTCCCCTCGCTGCCCGCCGCGCCGCTGTCCCCGCACGGCCACGGGAGGGGACTGGGCGGCCAGGCTGGGGCgtgggggacaggggacagccccCTACCCTCCCCCCGCTTTGCTCTGCTCACACGCTTCCTGGCACCTGTGACACACCTGTCGGTCACTGCTGCTACCAATGAATTTCGTCCCGCCAAACGCCCTCGCTGTCACCTCATTCACCGCGGGACATCGCAGAGAGTCCTGGGGCATCTTTGCAGcgtcctcttcctcctcttcctcctgcttctctccctgcctccatCCTGCCGCGGAGCAGAGAGCTTCCAGCCAAATCCCAGGGAAGTATCTTCCCAACATCATGGATGTTATAGATACACActataatattggcttttcgcaaacattaaaatagattttatatgTGTAGTGTTAAAGTAACTGTtataaagtttttatttctgttgttattaAGCTTGGACATAGTAGTAAAACAGCTAAGATAAGcatgcttgtgttaaaatgcctgcttaGATGAGATAACATCcaataaacacataaaaaaaatacacctaCTTACAGATACACCATCTATCAACCTTCACCATCTGAAGACAGTGTGGGCCAGaaccaaaactaaaaataataacaaaaaaaccctaaaaccacaaccaaaaaaTACACGTACTctaaaaaagtaaaaccaaaaacGAGTCATAGCAAACAATTCTTAAAATACATAAGCTAGTTTCAGAAAAAAGTTTACTATACATAAGAGTTTATAAATATACAACAGGCTGATAGTAGAAAAAAGGTGTTTAAGAAGTGTCTCCGAAGATAACGGTGTTCTCTTAACTGAGTACCAAGGCACGCCCAGCTGTAATCTTTATGTTCCTTATCTCCTACTATCCTTGattcaacttttaaaattttcaccAGAGAGTAAACGTGTTTTCCACATTGGAGAtggcaggaaaaggagattAAAGCCCCTCCGCGTGTCCTGGctgcccccctccccaccctgccgCCCTGTGTCCCCTCGGCTGCCGAGCAGTCCCGTGGATGTGGCTCTTCCACCTTTCCACACGAACTTCCCATTTcatccatcccacagcccaaaAGTGCTGCCGAGGGGGgtctgccctgcccagctcacctggagGGTGGGATTGGAAGTACCTGTGCCAGCCAGCGCCGCGCAGCTCCCGGGCTCCGCCTTGGAGTGCCCCTCCTGCGGCGCCGGAGTCAGGCCGGAGCCACCCGTGCTCCTCATCCCGGGAGGAAGGCTGGCTATTAAAAGCCCGCGGGCTCgccatcccagcctggcctgtggGACAACCGCATCCCTCAGGGCTGTAATTCCCCAGGTTTATATTTAGCCGAGCAGGGATATAAAATGGGGGCCGGGCGCGCTCCCGCGAGGCTGCCGGAGCCGCGGAGTCCCTCTCCGTGGCCATGGACACCTCGTACCCGCGGGAGGAGCGGCCGTCCCCCAAGCGGGGACAGCCCCCCGCGGCCCCCGCGCCCCGCGACCACCTGGTCTGGGCCATCTTCAACACCCTCTACATGAACTTCTGCTGCCTGGGCTTCGTGGCGCTCGCCTTCGCCGTCAAGGTACGGGACCGGCGGCGCCGGAGCCCTCAGGGGCTCcgggagggatgggagggatgcCCAGGGAGGCAGCGAGCGTTTGGAAAAACTCCCGGGCCGGCTGTGGCGGGCTGTTCCCCACGCTCTCCACAGGCAGTGACACCTGCCGCTGGTGAATCCTCCCTGCTTTTCCGGCCACTGATTCCGGAGGCGGTGGGACAGCCGTGGGTAAccacagccccctgcccaccaCCCGAGGAGCAGCTGCTTGATCCTAAAAAGTGCCATGGGGGCCGTGATTTCTCCAGCCCCCCccggcaggagcagctccagctgtggaaaaatgggaaaaagcaGGGACTGAAGTCAGAGAGGctcaggaggaagcaggagggaaaatcccagctccagctaGACTAGACTGGGATAGAAAAATTGGGACAGGCAGAGGCTGGAACCAGAGAGGCTCTGGataaagcagggagaaaaacacAAGTGGGAAaggatgcagggctggaggggagcaggagcagcctggggtgggtgggtgggtgagtggatggatggatggatggatggatggatggatggatggatggatggatggatggatggatggatggatggatggatggatggatggataagTTGTGGTTTGCAAGGAGGACAaagccctggagcaggaagggggtgcaggaagggctgtgggaAAGAGCTGCAAGAGGGGgctgagggaaggagctgggggaaggggctgggaagaggggctgagggaaggggctgagggaAGGGTCTCTCCTCGGCTGTTGCAGGCTCGGGACAGGAAAGTGTCCGGGGATGTGGAAGCTGCTCGGCACTTCAGCTCCAAGGCGCGGTGCTACAACGCCCTGGCCACGGCGGGCAGCGtggtgctgccactgctgctcgGTGCCCTCATTGTCACCGGTGTCATCCACCTCTCCAAGCTGGCCCAGGAGTCCGTCGGCTTCTTCACCTACCAGTTCAGCGGGAGCGACGACGAGGACCAGTGACCGGGGGTGAGGGCTGGTGGCACCTCCTCTGCATGGCTGGTGGCCCCCCCAAAAGGCCACCACCCCCCTCCCCAACCccagttatttttgtttatcctgtgggattttttccctcccgTTATCCCGTGTGGAGCCCCAGCTTCCATGGTTGCTATTTAAATCATTAAACGCTTCACACAGCGCGAGTTTCTGCGTGTGGAAAGGGGCAGGGGGGTGCCAAAGGGAAAACATAAATTGGGATTTTTGGCTCTGATGGggctcctggcagccaggagacaCCACTGTTCCCACAGCCTTAAGGGCCACCTTTGGCCCCAGGactgaggaggggaggaagcagAGATGCTCCTGGGCCTCGTGGGGGCAGGATGAAGCAAATGGGTTGttccctccccatcccaaatGGAGCTGAGACCTGCAAACTCATTACAGCAACCAGACATCCCCAGCCActcccagccaggacagggggGAGTTGGGAGGCACTCCCAGCGCTCCCTGCTCTCCGTGCCTGGGCTGGAGACGGCTCATTTTGGGATAAAGGACACCTTTTTTGAGGCTAAACCCCCTTTGCTGTAAACTAGCCCTGCCTCAGACGGGGCTGtatcccagccccatccaaaTCCCGATCCCGGAGCAGTGCACAGGGGACAGCATGGTCCCTTTGTTGTGCCAAGAGCTGCCGCTAATTAGGGGCTGGCGGCTCTgatgaggctggagcaggacccGAGTAATTACAGGGCAGCGGGAaagtccctgctccagccctaAGCGTTCCCAGATGCCTCGGGGCACGGAGCAGCCGCGGGGCTTTTTATAAACCAGGCCGAGATTCCTGGGGTTGCCTTGGCCAGGACAGACCCCTCGGGACAGGGAACGCCTCCGGCATTCCCGGCTCCCACCCAGGacagggagggtggggaggggaggaagctGTGCAGCCCAaagccaggggctgggggcactaAGCCCACCCTGTGCAGGCACGGGAATTCCTTGGGATTCCTGAGACACCAAAAACTGTGTCCCAGAAcaaacccacagcagctccctgctctccccgAGGCCACTCAGGCTGCCCTTGTCACCATCTGACAGGATAATACTACAGATCTCTGGTGTCCAGGCTTCCTGCAGCCGTTCAGATGCCAAGTGAGAAAGGATTTAACTCCAGAAGTGCTTGAAAAGAGTGGGAATAGTGTAGAAAAGAGTTTAAAAACATGTGAGGGATGTTACACACCAAATTACAGGAATGGAGCTGTGTGCTGCCCACACAGAGTTAAAAGGCTTTCTGCTGCATATTTTGGAATAATACTCAATGCCAAAACATCATTCATCTGGTGAAACAGCACTGGCTGAGCCTCCACAGCCCTTTAAGCCCACGGAGCAACACATGAGGAAGGCAAGGACCAGGGCAGGAcatgctggaggagctggagtcagGATCCTGGAGTCAGGAATTGGCTTCCttacaaacacaaacattttgaGAGCATAAACAACTCCTGGGTGTTCAGCAAACACATTTGAAAGGGTCATTTTCAGGCTTGGTTTCCTCTCCTGAGCCAAGTAAGGGATGTGTGGAGGGGAGTGGGGGGCTCAAACGTGGTGACAGCTCCAGCCATGgtgacagctccagccattGACCCCCTGGAGCCACAGGGACAGATGGCACACAGTCCTGGGGGGGCAAagggctcctggcacagcctggctccccCTTTCCACCCACTGTTACCTGCCTCCTGCACCAACATCCcggatctgctgctccagagggcaGCACCCGGATCAGGCAGGGTTTAGGGGGTCCTGCTGGGCGACCTCTGGATCCATCCGGGCGCTGTGGGGAAGGAGAcactctgccctgcagcagaaaAGCTTTGTGTGAGTATGGGAATGGTTTCTCCCCAAATTATTCCAGGGAGCAgatgcaggcagtgctgccatACCTTCCCCCAGGGGAAAGCGCTGTCCCGactccagcacagcttccagGGGAGAGGCCGGAGGGTCCCAGGAAGTCTCAGTCACTTCCATCCTGATCTCCTCCCTGGTGATGGTGACCTCCAGTTTGTTTCCCAAGTAGGAGATGCTGGAGACCTTCAGCTTGGTGATACCGTCGGGAAAGGCAGGATCGAAGAGGAGGCCGGACCTCGTGATcctggaaaggcaggagcaCCTCggggtggggacagcaggaaccACAGAGGAGCCCAGCTCGGGGTCAGGGTCAGGGAGCAGCCACCTCTCCAGGCATCACCACCTCATGCACAGCAGAGGGGTCTGGAAGGGTCCTCAGGGCATCCAAGGCTCTCTGGGCAAACCCCAGACACACTGATGGAGCACCTGCTGAGGAACTGCTGGCTCAGGAATGTCTTGGAACTGCGATTCCCAAGATattcctgtcccagcccagttCCACAGCTGGGGCCTGGGCTTTCCAGATTTCATGTTTAAAAACTCAGCCCAGttccctgctctggctcagagcttggctccagcagcagctgtgctggcagaacCTGGGGAAtgccctgctcctcttctcAGAGCAGGGGACCCTCAGACACCCACCTCAGCTCCCATTCCCACAGGATGGAGGGCAGAAAGCTCAGCAGGAAatgcaggcacagagagctcccaAGGCTCAGAGACAGAGAGGGATGCAGTGTTTGACCTAAGGCCTTGGAGAAGGCTTGAAGGTTTGGAaaagtgaaacagaaacaaagtaAGAATTAAGATTTGTAGTTCcagcagaaatgtattttaagcaAGCATAAATGTGCCTCATGGAAGTCAATAAATATGTTAAGCAAGAcagcagaaaattttaaagtCTAGCAGTAGAACTTGTTATAGAGCTGGCAAAAAGTAGAAGATCTAGCAATAAGTGTCTGTAGAGTTGTATGATTGGATACAAAGAAGCACATTGCATCAGAATCCTGTAAAATGTAATAATGATTTCcagcaattttctttcatttgtagTGATGATAGCAAATTAATGATTGGGTCATGAACATCCCAGCAAGCTTTGTAGAAGTAGCTGATTAAGGAATATATGAGCTATGATAAGAAACAGATGATAAGAAATAGACAAAAGACATTGTAACTAAAATTAAAACGGCTTCTGATGTGATGGCACTGAATGTAGGTCTCAGCCTTCCATGAGACTGATTTTGCAATAAATAAACCATCTTTCAATTGCCTCATCAGACTGCTCTGTATCCCCAGCAGTGCTCCTTCCCCAGAAACAATGGAACAAACATCCCaactccctctccagccctgagccaAGGCCAAGCTGCTTGTGTGGGCGTTGGCTTTGGGTGGGGAAAAACAACGGCCCCTCTTGTCCCCAGCCAATCCCGGCGCACCAGAGCTCTCTccatcagcagctccagaagGCTGAGAGGCttcaggggctggagggggctcaggggagGTTTGAGAGCCTGAGGAACCCCGGCACTGCACAGGATCCGTGTCCCACAGCGGGAAAGGCGGGAGCATGGCTGCACAATGTCACCGCCACCTCTGGAATTTGGCCAGAGCCCCAAAGCTGTGGCTTGAGCCTGTGCCATGAGGGGCCTGACCCAGCACACTGGGCACCTGGAGACCTCCCAGCTTGGCCAAAGCCcacatttccagctgggaacaTGGCAGCTCACACCCAGATCCACCAGGGAATTGGGAACGGGtggcttttccagctgggaatagGGCAgctcacacccagctctgccaaggcaTGGGGTGGgtttcccagcagctctggccacaCACATCGAGTGAAAACACATATTTAGGGCTGGAAGTTTTCACTGGGAATCAAAAGGCTTCATCTAGCCTCAATTAAACCAGGAATAGGCTGAAGAGACAGTGGCTCCAGGGTGGAAACCACCACGGCTCTGAAATTACACGAACAGCTCCATGTTTTCCCAGGATATTCTAAAGCTGAGGCGATGCCTGCTCAGCACTTCGCTCCCGGTGTGAGCAGGGGGGCcacagggaggctgcaggaggtgtTTCCTCAGCACATCCAAAGGAGGCAGGAGGatctgctgctgaagcagaaatgTCCTGGATTGTCAAGCAAACTGTATTCTCTTTGCCATCTGTAAGGCAGCTGTCTTCTGctaagtgggcagttttccttatctcttccataACCATTCCCAGGAGATGTCTGCTGATAAgaggctattgaatgtcactgcatggctgataagaactagaacatcccactgtgagatgctctgcccagaggggaGAGacaagcattcctacccagatataatctggagattctggaacaccagccggcttttctctgctggattttcccagaggaacagcagctgcctcttcttccactggatcttcagaggaagactacaccctttcCTACAGgacctctgctccagcagaaccacacctgacacccCAGGAGGACTGCACACAACTCCAgctggactgctaccaacaccctgaccaacagggtgtcaggtggagttctgactctgtcagtgttgttttagtttaaTGCATTGtttgttttatccttttattttcttccctattaaagaactgttatttcctgctcccacgTTTTTTGCCT
This sequence is a window from Serinus canaria isolate serCan28SL12 chromosome 5, serCan2020, whole genome shotgun sequence. Protein-coding genes within it:
- the LOC103827053 gene encoding interferon-induced transmembrane protein 5, translating into MDTSYPREERPSPKRGQPPAAPAPRDHLVWAIFNTLYMNFCCLGFVALAFAVKARDRKVSGDVEAARHFSSKARCYNALATAGSVVLPLLLGALIVTGVIHLSKLAQESVGFFTYQFSGSDDEDQ